A genomic stretch from Aminobacter aminovorans includes:
- a CDS encoding ABCB family ABC transporter ATP-binding protein/permease: MASKTVSAERGSTLSTIRNLWPYMWPEDRPDLRARVVWATVFLFVAKLTLVAGPYFFKWATDALAGDQRTPLPLPAFLVAPIMLVIAYNVVRIVQLGFNQLRDALFARVGQYAVRQLAHRTFVHMHQLSLRFHLERRTGGLSRIIERGTKGIETIVRFTILNTAPTVLEFALTAGIFGFAYGWKYVAVVAATVWLYTWFTVWASDWRIGIRREMNDSDTDANTKAIDSLLNFETVKYFNNEAMEAERFDRSMARYETAATRIWTSLGWLNFGQGVIFGIGMTIVMAMSAMEVMAGTQTVGDFVFINAMLMQLSVPLNFIGFIYREIRQGLTDIEQMFDLLDVSQEVTDKPGAKALVVGTGRVEFRDVHFAYDPARQILKGVSFEVPAGKTVAIVGPSGAGKSTISRLLFRFYDIQQGAILIDGQDIRDVSQQSLRGAIGMVPQDTVLFNDTIAYNIRYGRVNADEEDVRKAAELAQISGFIQRLPDGYKAMVGERGLKLSGGEKQRVAIARTILKAPPILMLDEATSALDTQTEQEIQSALDLVSKGRTTIVIAHRLSTVISADEIIVLADGGIAERGTHADLLAQGGLYASMWDRQREATEAEERLRQAREGDELGVVVRRRTPEVTNDAE; this comes from the coding sequence GTGGCCAGCAAAACCGTATCCGCCGAGCGCGGCTCGACCCTCAGCACCATCAGGAACCTGTGGCCCTATATGTGGCCTGAAGACCGGCCCGACCTCAGGGCGCGGGTGGTGTGGGCGACAGTGTTCCTGTTCGTCGCCAAGCTGACGCTGGTCGCCGGGCCGTATTTCTTCAAATGGGCGACGGATGCGCTCGCCGGCGACCAGCGCACGCCGCTGCCGCTGCCGGCCTTCCTGGTGGCGCCGATCATGCTGGTGATCGCCTATAACGTCGTGCGCATCGTCCAGCTCGGCTTCAACCAGCTGCGCGACGCGCTGTTTGCCCGCGTCGGCCAATATGCGGTGCGCCAGCTTGCCCACCGCACCTTCGTGCACATGCACCAGCTGTCGTTGCGCTTTCATCTCGAGCGCCGCACCGGGGGCCTGTCGCGCATCATCGAGCGCGGCACCAAGGGCATCGAGACCATCGTCCGCTTCACCATCCTGAACACCGCGCCGACAGTGCTGGAATTCGCGCTGACCGCCGGCATCTTCGGCTTCGCCTATGGCTGGAAATATGTCGCCGTGGTGGCCGCGACGGTGTGGCTCTACACCTGGTTCACGGTGTGGGCGAGCGACTGGCGCATCGGCATCCGCCGCGAGATGAACGATTCCGACACCGACGCCAACACCAAGGCGATCGATTCGCTGCTCAATTTCGAGACGGTGAAGTATTTCAACAACGAGGCCATGGAGGCCGAGCGCTTCGACCGCTCGATGGCGCGCTACGAGACGGCGGCAACCCGGATCTGGACCTCGCTCGGCTGGCTGAATTTCGGCCAGGGCGTCATCTTCGGCATCGGCATGACCATCGTCATGGCCATGTCGGCGATGGAGGTCATGGCCGGCACCCAGACCGTCGGAGATTTCGTCTTCATCAACGCCATGCTGATGCAGCTTTCGGTGCCGCTCAACTTCATCGGCTTCATCTATCGCGAAATCCGCCAGGGCCTGACCGACATCGAACAGATGTTCGACCTGCTCGACGTGAGCCAGGAGGTGACAGACAAGCCCGGCGCCAAGGCCCTCGTCGTCGGTACCGGCCGTGTCGAGTTCCGCGACGTGCATTTTGCCTATGATCCCGCCCGCCAGATCCTGAAGGGCGTCAGCTTCGAGGTGCCGGCCGGCAAGACGGTGGCGATCGTCGGCCCTTCGGGCGCCGGCAAGTCGACTATCTCCAGGCTTCTGTTCCGCTTCTACGACATCCAGCAGGGCGCCATCCTGATCGACGGCCAGGACATCCGCGACGTTTCCCAGCAGAGCCTGCGCGGGGCAATCGGCATGGTGCCGCAGGACACGGTCCTGTTCAACGACACCATCGCCTACAACATCCGCTATGGCCGCGTGAACGCCGACGAGGAGGATGTGCGCAAGGCAGCCGAGCTGGCGCAGATATCAGGCTTCATCCAGCGCCTGCCGGACGGCTACAAGGCGATGGTCGGCGAACGCGGGCTGAAGCTGTCGGGCGGCGAAAAGCAGCGCGTGGCGATTGCCCGCACCATCCTCAAGGCGCCGCCGATCCTGATGCTCGACGAGGCGACCTCGGCGCTCGACACCCAGACCGAGCAGGAAATCCAGAGCGCGCTCGACCTGGTCAGCAAGGGCCGCACGACGATCGTCATCGCTCACCGCCTGTCGACAGTCATCTCGGCCGACGAGATCATCGTGCTCGCCGATGGCGGCATCGCCGAGCGCGGCACCCATGCCGACCTGCTGGCGCAGGGCGGGCTTTATGCCTCGATGTGGGATCGCCAGCGTGAGGCGACCGAGGCCGAGGAGCGCTTGCGCCAGGCGCGCGAAGGCGACGAGCTCGGTGTCGTCGTGCGCCGCCGCACGCCGGAGGTGACCAACGACGCGGAGTGA
- a CDS encoding ArsR/SmtB family transcription factor produces MNSFSITPSCCDSVKDVTQKLAALSHPARLEILRCLAGGRSCCCKDVVEHLDLAQSTVSQHLKILVEAGLVRYAPERQRSRYEIDQTALLAVSASVSALVETFCAVEGDNI; encoded by the coding sequence ATGAATTCATTCTCCATCACGCCGTCCTGCTGTGACTCCGTCAAGGATGTGACGCAGAAGCTTGCCGCGCTGTCGCATCCGGCACGGCTCGAAATCCTGAGATGCCTGGCTGGCGGCAGGTCGTGCTGCTGCAAGGACGTGGTCGAGCATCTCGATCTCGCCCAGTCGACAGTCTCGCAACATCTGAAAATCCTCGTCGAAGCCGGTCTGGTGCGCTACGCGCCGGAGCGGCAGCGGTCGCGTTATGAGATTGACCAGACAGCATTGCTTGCCGTTTCCGCGTCGGTATCGGCGCTGGTCGAGACCTTTTGCGCCGTCGAAGGCGACAACATCTAG
- a CDS encoding LysM peptidoglycan-binding domain-containing protein: MAINPLKIFLLAAGGSAAAATVAYVSGALDPYLAPPAAIASLPAPATTTPTSDKPADPAKPAAGAETPAAVAPAPAAPAAAAAVIAPSFDVVRVENNGSVVIAGKAAGNSKVEIVTGSKVIGAAVAGADGDFAVVLNDPLKPGDYQIVLRATAPDNVVATSTETAVVSVPSDPGGQVLALVEEPGKPSQLITVPKPADAPSAAATAEQQASAPAAAPAAPAAAEPAPAKSAATAAEIKVAVEAVEIEGKKIFIAGSADAGRKVRAYANEILIGETQTSPEGRFLIEAERELPVGDYIIRVDALEPNGAKVVARAAVPFQREPGEAVAAVAPQPTAPAAPAADATAAAPAAEAKTAMAGEVPAKPADPAAEATAPAQATTPAPTAATDKPAEVAAAPVAPETTAPKLEAVNGAVIIRRGDSLWRISRRVYGHGVRYSNIYLANQDQIQDPDRIWPGQVFRVPETSKEGEAANMGAMGEQAMPAPKL, from the coding sequence ATGGCGATCAATCCGTTGAAGATATTCCTACTCGCAGCAGGTGGCTCAGCCGCCGCTGCGACTGTTGCGTATGTGTCCGGGGCACTCGATCCCTATTTGGCGCCGCCCGCCGCGATCGCGTCACTGCCGGCACCCGCGACAACGACGCCGACGAGCGACAAGCCAGCCGATCCGGCCAAGCCGGCAGCCGGCGCAGAGACGCCTGCAGCGGTCGCGCCGGCACCCGCAGCGCCTGCCGCAGCCGCTGCCGTGATCGCCCCGTCCTTCGACGTGGTGCGCGTCGAAAACAACGGCTCCGTGGTGATCGCCGGCAAGGCCGCCGGCAATTCCAAGGTCGAGATCGTGACCGGATCGAAGGTCATCGGTGCTGCCGTCGCCGGCGCCGACGGCGATTTCGCCGTCGTGCTCAACGATCCGCTGAAGCCCGGCGACTACCAGATCGTGCTGCGCGCAACCGCGCCCGACAATGTCGTCGCCACCTCGACCGAGACGGCGGTGGTTTCGGTGCCCTCCGATCCGGGCGGCCAGGTGCTGGCCCTGGTCGAGGAACCGGGCAAGCCGTCGCAACTGATCACCGTGCCCAAGCCGGCTGACGCGCCATCGGCGGCCGCCACTGCTGAACAGCAGGCAAGCGCGCCCGCGGCGGCGCCCGCAGCGCCTGCTGCGGCTGAGCCCGCACCGGCGAAGTCGGCGGCAACGGCAGCTGAAATCAAGGTGGCCGTCGAGGCCGTCGAGATCGAAGGCAAGAAGATCTTCATCGCCGGCTCCGCCGACGCCGGGCGCAAGGTGCGCGCCTATGCCAACGAGATCCTGATCGGCGAGACGCAGACTTCGCCCGAGGGCCGCTTCCTGATCGAGGCCGAGCGCGAACTGCCCGTCGGCGACTACATCATCCGCGTCGACGCGCTTGAGCCGAACGGCGCCAAGGTCGTGGCCCGCGCCGCCGTGCCGTTCCAGCGCGAACCGGGCGAAGCGGTGGCAGCGGTCGCACCGCAGCCGACGGCCCCCGCAGCGCCGGCCGCCGACGCAACCGCTGCCGCACCCGCCGCCGAAGCCAAGACGGCGATGGCGGGCGAAGTGCCGGCCAAGCCCGCCGACCCGGCTGCCGAAGCGACGGCACCGGCCCAGGCGACCACACCGGCCCCCACGGCTGCGACCGACAAGCCGGCCGAGGTCGCCGCCGCACCTGTTGCGCCAGAGACCACGGCGCCCAAGCTCGAAGCCGTCAATGGCGCCGTCATCATCCGTCGCGGCGATTCCTTGTGGCGGATCTCGCGCCGCGTCTATGGCCACGGCGTGCGCTACTCCAACATCTATCTCGCCAACCAGGACCAGATCCAGGATCCGGACCGCATCTGGCCGGGCCAGGTGTTCCGTGTTCCGGAGACGTCGAAAGAGGGCGAGGCCGCCAATATGGGCGCTATGGGCGAGCAGGCGATGCCTGCGCCCAAGCTGTAA